The Mastomys coucha isolate ucsf_1 unplaced genomic scaffold, UCSF_Mcou_1 pScaffold4, whole genome shotgun sequence genome has a segment encoding these proteins:
- the Cirbp gene encoding cold-inducible RNA-binding protein, which produces MASDEGKLFVGGLSFDTNEQALEQVFSKYGQISEVVVVKDRETQRSRGFGFVTFENIDDAKDAMMAMNGKSVDGRQIRVDQAGKSSDNRSRGYRGGSSGGRGFFRGGRSRGRGFSRGGGDRGYGGGRFESRSGGYGGSRDYYASRSQGGSYGYRSSGGSYRDSYDSYATHNE; this is translated from the exons ATGGCATCAGATGAAGGCAAGCTTTTCGTGGGAGGACTCAGCTTCGACACCAACGAGCAGGCGCTGGAGCAGGTCTTCTCCAAGTATGGGCAGATCTCTGAAG TGGTGGTGGTAAAGGACAGGGAGACCCAGCGATCCCGAGGCTTTGGGTTTGTCACCTTTGAAAATATTGATGATGCTAAGGACGCCATGATGGCTATGAATGGAAAG TCTGTGGACGGGCGGCAGATCCGAGTTGACCAGGCTGGCAAATCTTCTGACAACCGGTCCCGAGGATACCGGGGTGGCTCTTCTGGAGGCCGGGGCTTCTTCCGTGGGGGACGAAGCCGAGGCCGAGGGTTCTCCAGAG GAGGAGGAGACCGAGGCTATGGAGGTGGCCGCTTTGAGTCCCGGAGTGGGGGTTATGGAGGCTCCAGAGACTACTATGCCAG CCGGAGTCAGGGTGGCAGCTATGGTTATCGGAGCTCCGGCGGGTCCTACAGAGACAGCTATGACAGTTATG CTACACACAACGAGTAA
- the Fam174c gene encoding protein FAM174C, translating to MNNPGNAQGIVGGAGRGCVHFRLSSSMARRMLLLLILRCTALGSAENSSLPTAPLSNISRGLPDRSTGSAVLRFFYVITGLCGLISLYFLIRAFRLKKPQRRRYGLLTNTEEHDEMASQDSEEETVFETRNLR from the exons ATGAACAACCCTGGCAATGCGCAGGGCATtgtgggcggggcggggcggggctgtGTGCACTTCCGCCTCAGCTCCAGCATGGCACGGcgcatgctgctgctgctgattctcCGGTGTACCGCCCTGGGTTCCGCTGAAAACTCCAGCTTGCCGACTGCGCCTCTTAGCAACATAAGCAGGGGGCTCCCGGACAGGAGCACGGGCTCCGCGGTGCTTCGCTTTTTCTACGTAATCACTGGGCTCTGCGGCCTGATCTCGCTTTATTTCCTCATCCGGGCTTTTAG ACTCAAGAAGCCACAGCGAAGGAGGTATGGGCTCCTGACCAACACGGAGGAGCACGATGAGATGGCCTCTCAGGACAGCGAGGAAGAGACTGTCTTTGAAACCAGGAATCTGAGATG A